In Citrus sinensis cultivar Valencia sweet orange chromosome 2, DVS_A1.0, whole genome shotgun sequence, a single genomic region encodes these proteins:
- the LOC102616080 gene encoding formate--tetrahydrofolate ligase has translation MASSKTVRKLQVVSPVPADIDIANSVEPLHISEIAQELNLKPNHYDLYGKYKAKVLLSVLDELEGSADGYYVVVGGITPTPLGEGKSTTTVGLCQALGAFLDKKVVTCLRQPSQGPTFGIKGGAAGGGYSQVIPMDEFNLHLTGDIHAITAANNLLAAAIDTRIFHEASQSDKALFNRLCPPNKEGERSFSNIMFRRLKKLGISKTKPEDLTPEEINRFARLDIDPASITWRRVMDVNDRFLRKITIGQGPEEKGMVRETGFDISVASEIMAVLALTTSLADMRERLGKMVIGNSKAGDPITADDLGVGGALTVLMKDAINPTLMQTLEGTPVLVHAGPFANIAHGNSSIVADKIALKLVGPGGFVVTEAGFGADIGAEKFMNIKCRYSGLTPQCAVIVATIRALKMHGGGPQVVAGKPLDHAYLNENVALVEAGCVNLARHIANTKAYGANVVVAVNMFATDSKAELNAVRNAAMAAGAFDAVVCSHHAHGGKGAVDLGIAVQRACENVTQPLKFLYPLDVSIKEKIDTIARSYGASGVEYSEEAEKQIEMYTGQGFSGLPICMAKTQYSFSHNAAEKGAPTGFILPIRDVRASIGAGFIYPLVGTMSTMPGLPTRPCFYEIDVDTATGKVVGLS, from the exons atggcTTCATCAAAAACAGTGAGAAAATTACAGGTGGTATCACCAGTACCAGCAGATATAGACATTGCAAACTCAGTGGAGCCACTTCATATTTCTGAGATTGCCCAAGAACTCAACCTCAAGCCAAACCATTATGATCTCTATGGCAAATACAAAGCCAAG GTGTTGCTATCTGTTCTTGACGAGCTTGAAGGATCTGCAGATGGGTATTATGTGGTGGTTGGAGGGATTACTCCAACTCCTCTTGGAGAGGGCAAGTCTACTACAACTGTTGGGCTGTGTCAAGCATTGGGTGCTTTTCTTGATAAAAAG GTTGTTACATGTCTTCGTCAACCCTCACAAGGACCAACCTTTGGAATCAAAGGAGGTGCAGCCGGTGGTGGTTACAGTCAAGTGATCCCAATGGATGAGTTCAATCTTCATTTAACAGGAGATATTCATGCAATTACAGCTGCAAACAATCTTCTTGCTGCTGCCATTGACACCAGGATATTCCATGAGGCGAGCCAATCCGATAAGGCTTTATTTAACAGGTTATGCCCACCGAACAAAGAAGGAGAACGGAGCTTTAGTAACATCATGTTTAGGCGTCTGAAGAAACTTGGTATCTCCAAAACCAAGCCCGAGGATCTTACGCCAGAAGAAATTAACAGATTTGCTAGGCTTGATATCGACCCAGCTTCTATTACATGGAGGAGAGTTATGGATGTGAATGACCGATTCTTGAGGAAAATTACTATTGGTCAAGGCCCCGAAGAAAAGGGAATGGTGAGAGAAACAGGCTTTGACATTTCAGTTGCTAGTGAGATAATGGCAGTTTTGGCCCTGACAACTTCTCTAGCTGATATGAGAGAGAGGCTTGGGAAAATGGTGATTGGAAATAGCAAGGCAGGTGATCCTATAACTGCCGATGATCTTGGTGTTGGAGGTGCTTTGACTGTGCTAATGAAGGATGCAATCAACCCCACTTTGATGCAGACACTGGAAGGAACCCCTGTTCTTGTTCATGCTGGTCCTTTTGCAAATATTGCTCACGGTAATTCTTCTATTGTGGCTGATAAGATTGCACTGAAATTGGTTGGACCAGGTGGATTTGTCGTCACTGAAGCAGGTTTTGGTGCTGATATTGGAGCTGAGAAGTTCATGAATATTAAATGCCGATATAGTGGTTTAACTCCTCAGTGTGCTGTTATTGTGGCAACAATAAGGGCCTTGAAAATGCATGGTGGTGGGCCACAAGTTGTTGCTGGGAAGCCTCTTGACCATGCCTACTTGAATGAGAACGTGGCTCTGGTTGAAGCTGGCTGTGTGAATCTGGCCAGGCATATTGCAAACACAAAGGCATATGGTGCGAATGTTGTAGTTGCTGTGAACATGTTCGCAACTGATAGCAAAGCAGAACTGAATGCAGTTAGAAATGCAGCTATGGCTGCTGGGGCCTTTGATGCAGTTGTTTGTTCTCACCATGCCCATGGTGGAAAAGGAGCA GTGGACCTTGGAATTGCAGTTCAAAGAGCCTGTGAGAATGTTACACAGCCATTGAAGTTCTTATATCCTTTAGATGTCAgtattaaagagaaaatagatACAATAGCAAGGTCATATGGTGCTAGCGGCGTTGAGTACTCAGAGGAG GCTGAGAAACAGATCGAAATGTACACCGGGCAAGGGTTTTCTGGCTTACCAATTTGCATGGCAAAAACCCAGTATTCATTTTCACACAATGCCGCCGAGAAGGGAGCCCCAACTGGGTTTATCTTACCGATAAGGGATGTAAGAGCTAGCATTGGGGCTGGATTCATTTATCCTTTGGTTGGAACAATGAGTACAATGCCAGGTCTCCCAACAAGGCCATGCTTTTACGAGATTGATGTCGACACTGCAACTGGAAAGGTTGTTGGGCTGTCTTAA
- the LOC102614517 gene encoding peroxidase 15-like → MATLRYLLAAALVVAIALEGSSPSQAQLSPFFYSSTCPNVTNIIRGVLQKAFLSDIRIGASLIRLHFHDCFVNGCDASVLLDNTTTIDSEKFAAPNNNSARGFEVIDQMKAAVEKACPRVVSCADILTIAAEQSVALSGGPSWTNLLGRRDSRTANRTLANQNLPSPFDTLDRLKASFRNVGLNDNFDLVALSGAHTFGRAQCRFFSVRLFNFNNTGNPDPTLDATFLQQLRQLCPQGGNGSVLTNLDVTTPNVFDNKYFSNLRNRKGLLQSDQELFSTPGADTIDIVNVFRKNQAAFFKSFVTSMIRMGNLKPLTGNEGEIRLNCRRVNGNSNIVTRSSSSEGDTISSF, encoded by the exons ATGGCCACTCTGCGTTATCTTCTTGCAGCTGCTCTTGTAGTTGCTATTGCTCTTGAGGGATCATCACCATCTCAAGCTCAACTGTCtccctttttttattcttccaCATGCCCTAATGTAACCAACATAATTCGAGGGGTGCTTCAGAAAGCTTTCTTGTCCGATATTCGTATCGGTGCCAGCCTTATCAGGCTTCATTTCCATGACTGTTTTGTTAAT GGCTGTGATGCATCAGTTTTGTTGGACAACACTACAACCATAGACAGTGAGAAATTTGCTGCGCCAAATAATAATTCGGCGAGGGGTTTTGAAGTTATTGATCAGATGAAAGCTGCCGTTGAAAAGGCCTGTCCAAGGGTTGTTTCCTGTGCTGATATTCTCACTATTGCAGCTGAACAATCTGTTGCTTTG TCAGGGGGTCCTTCGTGGACAAATCTATTGGGAAGAAGAGACAGCAGAACAGCAAACAGAACTCTTGCAAATCAGAATCTTCCATCACCGTTTGATACTCTTGACAGGCTCAAAGCTAGTTTTAGAAATGTCGGCCTCAACGATAATTTTGATCTTGTTGCACTCTCCG GAGCTCACACATTTGGAAGGGCTCAGTGCCGATTTTTCAGCGTAAGATTATTCAATTTCAACAACACTGGCAATCCAGACCCAACCCTAGACGCAACCTTCTTACAACAACTGAGGCAACTATGCCCACAAGGTGGAAACGGCAGCGTTCTAACAAATTTAGACGTCACAACACCTAATGTTTTCGACAACAAATACTTCTCCAATCTCAGAAACCGCAAAGGCCTTCTGCAGAGTGATCAAGAGCTGTTTTCGACTCCCGGTGCCGATACCATTGACATTGTCAATGTCTTTCGCAAGAACCAGGCTGCTTTCTTTAAAAGCTTTGTGACTTCAATGATAAGAATGGGGAATTTGAAGCCACTGACGGGAAATGAAGGGGAGATTAGATTGAACTGCAGGAGGGTCAATGGAAACAGCAATATCGTAACAAGATCATCATCGTCAGAGGGTGATACGATCAGCTCTTTCTAA